From the genome of Pseudomonas sp. WJP1:
AGCATGACGTAGCGCGTACCCACCTGCGCCTTGCTGACGGTGTAATTACCGGCGTCGTAACGCACATCGACCACGTGGTGATCTTCGTTGATCAGCGCCAATGACATGAAGCGCTTGCCGGCATTGGGCAGGCTCACCGTGACGGGCCCGGCGTCCAGGTCGAACACAGCGGTGGAATAAAGGGTGTCGCGGTTGGGCCGCACGACAGTCTGGGCGCCGGCGGGTATCAGTTCGCGCCAATGGAAGAAACCGCCCAGCCCTGCGCGCTTGATGGTCAGGGCGAAATAGCGGTCGGTCTCGGCACGGACAAAATTATCGACGTTCACCGTCACCGGCGTACCCGGCAAGGCGTGGCTCGGCACAGAGGACAGGCAGGCGGCAAACACCGTGCAAGAAGCCAGCAGTACTTTCAGTTCGTTCATGTAGGGGTCCTTTCAGGTAAAGGACCGTTATGCCTTTGCCAACCCCAAACCGCCCCTCTCGTTTAGGGGGGTCTGGGGAGGCCGGCACTTTGCAACGCCAGACGTCAGGCGACCTCGATATCCTTGAGCGACGCCATGTCGATCACGAAGCGATACTTCACGTCATTGTTCTGCATGCGCGTGAACGCCTGGTTGATGTCCTGGATGTCGATCATTTCGCAACTTGGCAGCACCTGGTGTTCGGCGCAGAAGTCCAGCAGCTGCTGGGTTTGTTCCAGGCCACCGATCAACGCGCCGGCAATTGAGCGGTTGTTGATCGCCAGCAAGGCGCCGTGAATCGGCTCCAGTGGTTCCAGGGCGCCCACCAGCACGAGTTTGCCGTTGCGGGCCAGCAGCATCAGGTAAGGGTTGACGTTGTGGCCGCGCGGGATGGTGTCGAGTATCAGGTCGAAGCTGCTGGCGGCGGTTTTCATGGCCTGCGGGTCGGTGGATAGCAGTACATGATGCGCGCCGAGCGCCAGGGCATCATCGGCCTTGCCAGGTGAAGTGGTGATCACGGTGACCTCGGCGCCCAGCGCCACGCCGAGCTTGACCGCCATGTGCCCCAGCCCGCCCAGCCCGATGACCGCCAGGCGCGTACCGGTCTTGACGTCGTGCTCGCGCATCGGCGCCCAGACGGTGATGCCGGCGCACAGCAACGGACCGGTGAAGCGCGGGTCCAGCGCCGGCGGCACCCGCAACACGAAACGCTCGCGCACCACGATGTGTTGGGCGTAGCCGCCGCGAGTCACCTCGCCGCTGAGGCGGTCCAGGCCGTTATAGGTGGGTGTCATGCCTTGGCTGCAGTGCGGCTCCTGATGATGCTCGCAGGCTTCGCATTGCTGGCAGCTGTCGACCATGCACCCGACGGCGACCCGATCTCCAGCGCGGTAACGCACGACTGCCGACCCCACGGCGCTGACCCGACCGACGATTTCATGGCCCGGTACACAGGGAAAGCGCGTGCTTTTCCAGTCGTTATGCACGTAATGCAGGTCGGAATGGCAGACGCCGCAGTAGTCGATGTCGATGGCGACATCGTCGGCGCGCAGCTCACGGCGTTCGAAACGCAGGGGTTCGAGGGGGGCGTTGGCTTCGTGGGCGCCGTAGCCGATGCAGGTGGTCATGTTCATTTCTCCAAATATTGGGCAAACACCACCAAACCCTGTGGGAGCGGGCTTGCCCGCGATGGCGTCCGAACGGTCAACATCTATGTTGGGCATACGGCCCTCTTCGCGGGCAAGCCCGCTCCCACAGGGTTTGGTGGTGGTTGTTAGAATCAGGTTAGATCGAGGGACGCAACCACGGCGCGGCGCTGGTTTCTGGCGCGGCGATCTGGTTGGAAATCCACTTGCCCATGCGCCGCATCGGCTCGATGGAATCCTGGGGCGCGGCAAACTTCATGGCGGCGGCGTAGCCCAGGGAAACGATGCGCTGGGCGCCATACAGCGGCAGCACATCCTTGAGCTGGTCCTTGATGCTCTCTGGATACACGCCGACTGTCTGGGTGTAGGCGTCGACCGCAGCCATCATTTCGCTCAAGTCGTCGACCGGCACCAGGTTGGCGGTACGGTCGTCGAGGCTGGCGGCGAAGGACACCGGCTCCGGCAATTGCGAGCAAATGATCGCGCCCTCGCCTTCCTTGCCGCCGATGACCTGGTACCACTCGTCATCCAGGCGCAGTGCGT
Proteins encoded in this window:
- a CDS encoding NAD(P)-dependent alcohol dehydrogenase, which produces MTTCIGYGAHEANAPLEPLRFERRELRADDVAIDIDYCGVCHSDLHYVHNDWKSTRFPCVPGHEIVGRVSAVGSAVVRYRAGDRVAVGCMVDSCQQCEACEHHQEPHCSQGMTPTYNGLDRLSGEVTRGGYAQHIVVRERFVLRVPPALDPRFTGPLLCAGITVWAPMREHDVKTGTRLAVIGLGGLGHMAVKLGVALGAEVTVITTSPGKADDALALGAHHVLLSTDPQAMKTAASSFDLILDTIPRGHNVNPYLMLLARNGKLVLVGALEPLEPIHGALLAINNRSIAGALIGGLEQTQQLLDFCAEHQVLPSCEMIDIQDINQAFTRMQNNDVKYRFVIDMASLKDIEVA